From the Diadema setosum chromosome 6, eeDiaSeto1, whole genome shotgun sequence genome, the window TCGCGGGTATTCTAGGGCTACTGTTGAATGACAAAGCCACAACGCTGCCCTAGCCAGGAAATCTCTTGGGCTGAGATCGGGTCGGATACCGTACATCGTCTGCAGCTGGGCAATTGGGCGGTAGGCCAAGATGTAATCTAAGAAAGGTTGAATGGTGTTGGAGGCTACCAAATTCAACAGGCGTTCGATGAAGCTCATCTGATCGGAGAGATTAGGATGGGCGAAGCTAAACGGGACGTAGGACAGCGGCGTCGGGATACTCATGTGTCCCTCGTGCCACACGGGCGATCGTCGGGAGCCTAGTACTACGACGAACGGCACATCGAGGTAAGCCGCTACCACAATATCACACGCATCTACGACGGGCGATGTAAGTACCAGGTCAATATCTGCATCCTGTAGCCTTTTTAGCGTCTCTTTGTGCTCAAAGAGTTCGAAGCACCCAAAGGTTCGCATTTCCCATGCTAGTCGGAGCCGCTTATCACGCAGGATTTCCGTGAATGACATACTGGCCATGCTAGAAACTCCTGTGGCTTTGAGATCATTGATGATCTTCAGTTGTTCGTCCGTTTTTGAGTTCGGGTAGGTGATGTTGCTGGAGTACGAGTTTGGCACGAAGCCTTTGGTGCCAATCTTATCCATGAGAAGGAGAGTCACATGATGTCCCCTCTCTATCAGAGCCTGGGTAAGGTGACTGAGACCCATGTAGTGGCTCGGCATAGAGAACAGACTCGTCCTAGCAAGCAGAATATTGGCTCCCGACGTAGCAGGCACCAAAGCGAAGAGAACAGTAACGAGGAGAACCGGTGTCGGCCATCCCTGGACAAACGAAGATTTGGGCGACAAAAACCTCATACTGAGAGGATATGAAACGAGTTGGAGGTTTTAAACGACAAGACATTGGCATGCAGGAAGAACAATGTGCAGTTTCCCACTGGGttatatgtaggccctacgtgTCTTTTCGATTCTTTCCTAATACAGCGATGAGTCCATCAGTAGGTTTCACTTGTGAGTACAATGAACCCGGTTTGCGAATAGAAGCACCGCTAATGTTCAGTCATGGAGCTACTCTATTGTACAAGTGTGTATGCATTCAACGATCGACAGACCAAGTACCTACCGGAAAAGCGTTTTGAATGGTGGGTCAAACGAGCGCCATGCAGAATGAATCAATGTGGTTCGGACagtgtaaatacactgtactaacGCTGCACACTGAAGGGGTATACTACATTGTACGAAAGGCGTAGAATCTATTAAGAAAAGGTAGGCGTAGCTAGGAATGAGACATGGGGTTGCGGGGGGAGGGGTAATGGAAGGCGGAATTTGCCAAAGAGACGAGTATGCTTCGCTCAGTGCTCTCCAAAATGCTTCAAAAGTGTAACTCCGAAGCCTGTTCACTAGTTGAATACAACCCAGTAATGCCTGTATGCcattgtataatgtatattttgCGTTTCACACGTGAGATTTCGTAAACTACGTTATGTCAATATAAATGCACTTTTTATATAACAAATCGTATCGACTTGTTTTTGTTGGAtctgaaaaataataaatgaatgaacgaaaTGGATGAAAAATGAACGCATGTGAATGAACTTCTGGGGAAGCGACGTGGGTTAGAATATTACAACTTCATAATGTATATTACATGAAGCATATATTCATATGATTTATCTGTAAATCTGGTCTTTAGATATTTGCTTGAAAACGTCATGAATTAAAATAATGACCGTTGGAATTAGAAACCGGAGAGAAATAACATGATAATAAGTGTAATTGGTATTGGTAGACAATTGAAAGCTGTAACAAGCATGCAATCTTGCATTTGTGACCGAGGAAAACAACCCTCTTTCCTTAGAATGAATATTTATTTGATAAGGTTGAATAAcaattttatgacaaaataGACAGGAAACTAGACCACATAACACCAAGGATTCAGGAAGACTTATAGTTGAATTAACAAGCTTGCCTGGATTAGGCTgtatcataacattttttttttttactatatccCATTGGTACCCGAACAGTAAATTGACCAATTTGTTCATTGCGGCTATGCTTGAAGTATATATGTCTGTATTGTAGGTCACATTAATTgttcttttcatgttttctcttATTATGAATGTAAAAGAAGTGAAAACCATGACAATAATTAAAGAAGAGAACGTTaggaaagttgacatgattacaGTCGAGGTCATCCCACGACACCTACGAGTCATACGACCTCAGAGctagacattgaaaaaaaaaatgagcgaatCACACAGCCTACGAGCACGTACGTGCTAGAAACAGGGCCCACTATAATGTTATATGTTAAGCCTCGTGATAAAATGCCAAGCTTGTGGACCTTTTGGTTTTTatcttttatgataatgtatagTGCCAAGTTCTCAGGTCTTGTTATCCTATAGTGTTGAGCTCTTAGACCTTATTTGCTTATGGTGTCGGAGCTTTTAGTGAGCACCCTCGGAGTTCAACACTGGCCTACAGTGAGTTCATTGGATATACCAATGTCGTGCACAAAAAGTGCTGTATTAGAAGGGTGGGCGCAAACGCAAATACCCCTATGCCCCCATGCTTTGCATCTATCCACATCGATCGAATTTGATCTCCGATTCAACACGCACTTTAATTGAACAAACTTCTCTGATAACCTTCACAAACATTCTTAAACTCTGTTGAATAACGACAGCATTCAAGACCCACAGAAATAGCCTCTGTAAACAGAGAGCTATAGGACAGAGGTAACATGCTACTGGGCGTGcatgaccagaaaaaaaaaaacaacaacaacaacaaaaacttcgtCATGGTATGCTATCAATAGCAAATATTTAATTTCGATTGCTTCTTGAATGTGAAGGTCTCCAGGAAATCCTGTTTACTAGATAGAGTGCATGGATACACTCGAACACTCACGCCTGCTtccactaacacacacacagagaaaggggggggggggggagcgaatACATATACTGCATGCATGGATATCATTATTCATCGCACAGTTGGGCAATTCCATTACTGCACCATTTGTGACATAATTCTTATCTTTCCCACTGCAGGGCGCTCATTATTCTTGAAAAAGCATTTTGAACTTTTTCTGCATTTCGTCGTAGAAAGTCACTTCTTCCCTTGGTCTATTACGTTCCTTTCATTATGTCACACAGCATGGCACATAATCATgcggttgtttgtttgttttttcttttaggggtgtgggggggggttgtaTAGGGTATATGACCCGAagcccttaccccccccccccccccccccccgaactcAGAAGGAACGTTCCGCTTCCCCTGTGTTATGGAGAGCACAGTAATGTCAAGTTGTGAGGGAAGGATCATTTGAAAGTTTGTGtcgcatacacatacatacacaagtTATTAAGATACACACAAATACTCTTAATTGGCGTgtcatattgcattttaataaAAAGGATTTACATATCATGACTTCAATTACATCCCATTTTACAACATAGACCACAAACAATACGTTTACTGTCTAAGACATAATTCTTTCGCTCATATAGGAAAACTCCACTCCATCCTCCAGCTGAGCTAGGTTGGTAAGAAGAGCAAAGTGAAAGGGGTCTCATAATTTCACTGAAAGTGCACTCGATCAGTTTCGATTTCTCAGGAGTTTCACTGTTTAACACACTTTCGCGAAAGAGTGTGATAGATCAAAAGAGGAGTGATATCAATGATTTCACTTCACTGATTCGTGCAAACAAATTATCTTCGAGTTCCATATGCTATTGTCAACATAACAAAACTATTACTAAATTGTAAAAGTACTTATTTCTTGTACAAATGATCTCGAATTCACgtgaaaaggaaaacaaatttaatgtttcagttttgtttacAAGCGAATAGGAGTCCCAGGGGGCCTGATATCATCACATTAGCTCATTTCCATGATACAGCTGTGACCGCTATCAATGTATTGTGACAATATATGAAagtaacaaacgcaaacagaggGAAActgaccagggccccgttgcaagaaagttgcaatcaattgtaaataattgctaattttgaaacaaccattctgattggctcagggtctgccctattaagaagacatgcatgcaacaatgattttgattggccagtgacaatcagttgcaagttgcgtttaaacacaaagtttctagcaacggggcccagaaatgaatataattttgttagagcaaagaaaatgggattccaaaGGGAtacgaacccgagacctccgaaTTGCTAGGCCGGTGAAATCCTACTGCAAtcctattttctttgctcattttccacTAGTGTGTAATTCCATACCTGTCTCATTTCTCGTCCGCTTACAATGAAGTTTCTGTGTAATATCTGTTAGTTTTTTactcatttcttcaaaatgcacttGGGAATTAAGTGGAAGCTCAGTTCGAAAAGGCGTCAGTCGGTTTTGGCTTTGTGGCTTTTCCGTTTGCACAACAGTCGGCAGCATGCTGCTAACAAGACGTAAGACAGGTACAACCATGTAACAGCGACTACGACGAGGAAGGCGATGACGTCCAGAGAATGGAGTTGAATAAAGCCCATCTCGGCCGCTCGTAGTCGAAGATGGTCGCCGCCGAACTTGACCACGTGCTCAATCCAGAAGACTGCCGTGTCCAGCGGGCTGGCCATGCGATCCCGCAAAATGGCCGAAGCTCTCATTGCATTCTCTTTGTAACTAGAAGAGATAAATAATGAGACTTCATGGTCGTAATAGTAATTCTATGGATACTCACAACTCTAGAGATTTGCGTCCAAATGCACAAAGACATTACATGTAATGTAATTTTCTATGTTGCAATGATTACAGttactgtgcagtgcaacttcaactatACTTCCAACTGAGTTTTCATCTCCTTACATAGTAACTGCCATTACTGCAGTTTTGAACATAATCGACATTATTTTCTATTAAATGGAACTAGAAAGCTATCTACTGCACAgtaaatgaaacacacacacacacacacactgcacacaaTAACATACACGACGCTCCTCTCTCCTACATTTCTTCCTTACCGTTCATACACAACGGAGATTGGAGAGAACCgtcacaaatgtacattatTCAAATGTCATTAAGTCCT encodes:
- the LOC140229632 gene encoding UDP-glucuronosyltransferase 2A3-like, coding for MRFLSPKSSFVQGWPTPVLLVTVLFALVPATSGANILLARTSLFSMPSHYMGLSHLTQALIERGHHVTLLLMDKIGTKGFVPNSYSSNITYPNSKTDEQLKIINDLKATGVSSMASMSFTEILRDKRLRLAWEMRTFGCFELFEHKETLKRLQDADIDLVLTSPVVDACDIVVAAYLDVPFVVVLGSRRSPVWHEGHMSIPTPLSYVPFSFAHPNLSDQMSFIERLLNLVASNTIQPFLDYILAYRPIAQLQTMYGIRPDLSPRDFLARAALWLCHSTVALEYPRPRSPNWIDITGATIKDPKPLPKDLEEFVEGSKEHGFILFTLGSMTVSLNNQPLTDAISKVLSELPQRIIWRYIGPKPRYLGNNTLVVDWLPQRDLLARPGARLLIYHGGAGGVHEAIHCGVPMLIMPLAGDQPVNAHLVAAKGMGLTLNLGDLDEEKFRRTVHEILETPSYKGNTVRASAILRDQMASPLDTAVFWIEHVVKFGGDHLRLRATEMGFIQLHSLDVIAFLVVVVVAWSYLSYVLLAACCRLLCKRKHHKSKTD